In one Perca fluviatilis chromosome 7, GENO_Pfluv_1.0, whole genome shotgun sequence genomic region, the following are encoded:
- the gtpbp10 gene encoding GTP-binding protein 10 — MVQFSRICFRKYGNFVDNLRLYVRGGGGGMGLPRLGGQGGNGGDVWVVATKNMTLKRIKDKYPQKRFVGGAGANSSVRALKGERGKDKEILAPVGITVTTDDGKILGDLNTEGDRLMVVKGGHGGSYHSTFEPSKGQSKNIRLDLKLIADLGLVGFPNAGKSSLLAAMSNATPQIANYAFTTLKPEIGKLMYKDYKQISVADLPGLIEGAHINKGMGHKFLKHVERTKQLLFVVDVCGFQLASKTQFRSAFEAVQLLTKELELYKEELVSKPALLVVNKMDLPDAEDKLAELKDQLQNPDEFSDLLPDDMIPKNYMTFRHVVPVSASTGFGVDTLKSCIRESLDEDAAMATKAIHQDRLQALRYHSHKQL; from the exons TATGGAAACTTTGTGGATAACCTCCGCCTGTATGTCCGTGGAGGTGGTGGCGGTATGGGTCTACCCCGTCTTGGAGGACAGGGAGGAAACGGGGGAGATGTTTGGGTGGTAGCTACAAAGAACATGACCTTAAAGAGGATCAAGGACAAGTACCCCCAGAAACGTTTTGTAGGTGGAGCAGGAGCCAACAGCAG TGTCCGAGCactgaagggagagagagggaaggacaAGGAGATCTTGGCACCTGTTGGTATCACTGTCACCACTGATGATGGCAAAATACTTG GTGACCTGAATACTGAGGGTGATCGTTTGATGGTGGTgaaaggaggacacggaggctCCTACCACTCTACGTTTGAGCCCAGTAAGGGCCAGTCCAAAAACATAAGGCTGGACCTCAAACTCATCGCTGACCTAGGCCTTGTTGG GTTCCCAAATGCAGGAAAGTCCTCTCTCCTGGCTGCCATGTCTAATGCCACACCTCAGATTGCCAACTACGCTT TCACAACTTTGAAGCCGGAGATCGGCAAACTGATGTATAAAGATTACAAACAG ATTTCTGTTGCTGATCTCCCAGGCCTGATTGAGGGAGCTCACATAAACAAAGGCATGGGCCACAAGTTCCTAAAACATGTGGAGAGGACCAAGCAGCTTCTGTTTGTG GTAGATGTTTGCGGTTTCCAACTGGCAAGTAAAACACAGTTCAGGTCGGCCTTTGAAGCTGTTCAACTTCTTACCAAG GAGTTGGAGTTGTACAAAGAGGAGCTTGTATCGAAGCCGGCCTTACTGGTGGTGAACAAAATGGACCTGCCTGATGCGGAGGACAAATTAGCAGAGCTGAAGGACCAACTCCAAAACCCAGACG AGTTCTCTGATCTGTTGCCTGATGACATGATACCGAAGAACTACATGACATTCAGACACGTGGTTCCTGTCTCTGCCTCCACTGGGTTTGGTGTCGACACTTTGAAAAGTTGCATCCGGGAATCGCTTGATGAAGACGCAGCAATGGCAACTAAAGCCATCCATCAAGACAGACTGCAGGCACTGAGGTACCACTCACACAAGCAATTGTGA
- the cldn12 gene encoding claudin-12 gives MSCRDIHATNAFAFILAFVSLGGIAVAAFIPQWRVTRLVTFNRNAKNISVYDGLWAKCVKQDGYSGCYYYDSEWYSKVDQLDLRLLQFCLPTGLLFGSLALLLCMAGMCKTCCCSDKPEPDIKTIRFLVNNAGCHLVAGMFLFLGGAIAIAPSVWFLFRTKEMNIRYDNIFSDGFAVYVSIGCSGGLMLAALLMFMWYCMCKKLPSPFWLPLPSMTTSLSTQPLTANGYPPSPVYGPQPFPPQTYPPTVIDAQPYVTSQGYVQSVVAPAPPQVYMSQVSAPDGYGSEVGGTQAYSYAPSQSYAPSQSYAPSQSYAPSQSYAPSQGYAGHRYSSRSRMSAIEIDIPVLTQEQ, from the exons ATGTCGTGCCGGGACATCCACGCCACCAACGCTTTTGCCTTCATCCTTGCCTTTGTGTCTTTGGGAGGGATTGCTGTGGCAGCGTTCATCCCACAGTGGCGTGTAACCAGACTCGTCACCTTCAATCGTAATGCCAAGAATATCAGCGTGTATGATGGGCTGTGGGCTAAATGTGTGAAACAGGATGGCTATTCAGGATGTTACTACTATGATTCAGAG TGGTACTCTAAAGTGGACCAGCTGGATCTGCGGCTACTGCAGTTCTGTCTGCCTACAGGCCTGCTGTTCGGCTCTCTAGCCTTGCTGCTGTGCATGGCAGGAATGTGTAAGACCTGCTGCTGCTCAGACAAGCCTGAACCGGACATTAAGACCATTAGATTCCTGGTCAACAATGCAGGCTGTCACCTGGTGGCTGGGATGTTCTTGTTCCTGGGTGGAGCTATCGCCATCGCACCCTCAGTGTGGTTCCTGTTCCGCACCAAGGAAATGAACATCAGATATGACAACATTTTCTCAGACGGCTTTGCTGTTTATGTATCTATAGGCTGCTCTGGAGGACTGATGCTGGCCGCCCTGCTGATGTTCATgtggtactgtatgtgtaaaaagCTGCCTTCACCCTTCTGGTTGCCTCTGCCCTCCATGACGACTTCTCTGTCCACCCAGCCTCTCACTGCCAACGGATATCCTCCTTCCCCAGTTTATGGTCCTCAGCCTTTCCCACCACAGACCTATCCTCCCACAGTGATTGATGCCCAGCCATATGTGACCTCCCAGGGCTACGTGCAAAGTGTGGTTGCCCCTGCACCGCCACAGGTGTACATGTCTCAGGTTTCTGCTCCAGATGGGTATGGTTCAGAGGTGGGAGGGACCCAGGCCTACAGCTATGCaccttcgcagagctatgcacCCTCACAGAGCTACGCACCCTCACAGAGCTACGCACCCTCACAGAGCTACGCACCCTCTCAGGGCTACGCAGGCCACCGCTACTCCTCCCGCTCAAGGATGTCTGCCATAGAGATCGACATTCCCGTGCTGACACAGGAACAGTAA